Proteins encoded by one window of Aquipuribacter hungaricus:
- a CDS encoding dihydrofolate reductase family protein — translation MPQLLKVQNFTVSADGYGAGEDQTLERPFGHADPRDLMAWVLATASFPGRAGPGGTRGLDDSLVRDFHHGIGAEIMGRNKFGPQRGPWTDHAWQGWWGDEPPFRTPVFVLTHHLRPSFSLGATTFHFVDGTPAEVLDQARGAAGGRDVRLGGGAQTVRAFLDADLVDTLHVAVAPLELRSGTRLWESPDELDDRFHHDVVPSPSGVVHHLFWRR, via the coding sequence GTGCCCCAGCTGCTGAAGGTCCAGAACTTCACCGTGTCCGCCGACGGCTACGGTGCCGGTGAGGACCAGACCCTCGAGCGTCCTTTCGGCCACGCCGACCCGCGCGACCTCATGGCCTGGGTGCTGGCGACCGCGAGCTTCCCCGGCCGGGCCGGCCCCGGCGGTACCCGGGGGCTCGACGACTCCCTGGTCCGGGACTTCCACCACGGGATCGGCGCCGAGATCATGGGGCGCAACAAGTTCGGCCCGCAGCGGGGGCCGTGGACCGACCACGCGTGGCAGGGCTGGTGGGGCGACGAGCCGCCGTTCCGCACGCCGGTCTTCGTCCTCACCCACCACCTGCGGCCGTCGTTCAGCCTGGGCGCGACGACGTTCCACTTCGTCGACGGGACGCCGGCGGAGGTGCTCGACCAGGCCCGCGGGGCGGCCGGTGGCCGTGACGTCCGCCTCGGCGGCGGCGCGCAGACCGTCCGTGCCTTCCTCGACGCGGACCTCGTCGACACCCTGCACGTCGCGGTGGCCCCCCTGGAGCTCAGGTCGGGCACCAGGCTCTGGGAGTCGCCGGACGAGCTCGACGACCGGTTCCACCACGACGTCGTCCCGAGCCCCAGCGGGGTGGTGCACCACCTCTTCTGGCGGCGGTGA
- a CDS encoding nuclear transport factor 2 family protein yields MTDTSSTTPSTRTSTSTTGTATDVLPAVVLDFLDAHAVRDVTTGMRAFAPDAVVTDEGRTFRGADEVGRFLAESGAEFTYTTQVLGASRTGDGQWLVAVRIEGDFPGGVADLGYRFTLREGLVSELHIGT; encoded by the coding sequence ATGACGGACACCAGCAGCACCACGCCCTCCACCCGCACCTCCACCTCCACCACCGGCACCGCGACCGACGTGCTCCCGGCCGTCGTCCTGGACTTCCTCGACGCCCACGCCGTCCGCGACGTGACGACCGGGATGCGCGCCTTCGCCCCTGACGCGGTCGTCACCGACGAGGGCCGCACGTTCCGCGGCGCGGACGAGGTCGGGCGGTTCCTCGCCGAGTCCGGCGCGGAGTTCACGTACACCACGCAGGTGCTCGGGGCCTCCCGCACGGGCGACGGGCAGTGGCTCGTGGCCGTCCGCATCGAGGGCGACTTCCCGGGCGGGGTCGCCGACCTCGGGTACCGGTTCACGCTGCGGGAGGGGCTGGTGAGCGAGCTGCACATCGGGACGTGA
- a CDS encoding MerR family transcriptional regulator: MLAIGEFSRVTHLSVRTLRRYHDAGLLEPEAVDPVSGYRSYGTHQIPAAQVIHRLRELDVPLADVRRIMGCPDPGDRAGLVQEHLRRLETELERTRAAVASLRRLLDPAPPPLDVRLRTVPATLVAAVQDDGALEDVLGWYAGATAELDAVVADPVGPPGGLYDDELFTLGRGHVLVYRETPRPPRSGRVHPVTLPAVELAVTTHHGDHDDIDVTYGELGAWVTADALAVAGPVRERYLVGPRDTADPSAWRTEIGWPVFRLSPGDVPGPAAGS; encoded by the coding sequence GTGCTGGCGATCGGCGAGTTCTCCCGGGTGACCCACCTGAGCGTGCGCACGCTGCGCCGCTACCACGACGCGGGGCTGCTGGAGCCGGAGGCGGTCGATCCCGTCAGCGGCTACCGCTCCTACGGCACGCACCAGATCCCGGCAGCCCAGGTCATCCACCGCCTGCGCGAGCTCGACGTGCCGCTGGCCGACGTCCGCCGGATCATGGGCTGCCCGGACCCGGGCGACCGCGCGGGGCTGGTCCAGGAGCACCTGCGGCGGCTGGAGACCGAGCTGGAGCGCACCCGGGCGGCGGTCGCCTCGCTGCGCCGGCTGCTGGACCCCGCCCCGCCGCCCCTGGACGTCCGGCTGCGCACGGTGCCGGCCACCCTCGTCGCCGCGGTGCAGGACGACGGGGCGCTCGAGGACGTCCTCGGCTGGTACGCCGGCGCCACGGCGGAGCTGGACGCCGTGGTGGCAGACCCGGTCGGACCCCCGGGCGGGCTGTACGACGACGAGCTCTTCACCCTCGGCCGCGGGCACGTGCTCGTCTACCGCGAGACGCCCCGACCTCCCCGCAGCGGCCGCGTGCACCCGGTGACCCTGCCCGCCGTCGAGCTCGCGGTCACCACGCACCACGGCGACCACGACGACATCGACGTCACCTACGGCGAGCTCGGCGCATGGGTGACGGCGGACGCGCTCGCCGTGGCCGGACCGGTGCGCGAGCGGTACCTGGTCGGCCCGCGCGACACCGCCGACCCCTCGGCCTGGCGCACCGAGATCGGCTGGCCCGTGTTCCGGCTGTCCCCGGGGGACGTGCCCGGTCCGGCCGCGGGCAGCTGA
- a CDS encoding class I SAM-dependent DNA methyltransferase: protein MTDAPGPQQPADLAEVRDSYDRVADAYVEMGAGDLSPEPWLRAVLSAFAEEVRGRGPVLDVGCGPGTVTAHLAGLGVDVRGVDLSPRMVDHARRLHPGQRFSVASATDLRLGPASLGGVLGWWSLFNLPRDVLPGVLASFAAALVPGGQVVVGTHAGDGDVRRTEAYGGVPVRWTTHLWQPEQLSALLVAAGLEPVVELRFPPAPPVGRPQVLLVARRP, encoded by the coding sequence ATGACGGACGCACCGGGGCCGCAGCAGCCGGCCGACCTGGCCGAGGTGCGGGACTCCTACGACCGGGTGGCGGACGCCTACGTCGAGATGGGGGCGGGCGACCTGTCGCCCGAGCCGTGGCTGCGCGCCGTGCTCTCGGCGTTCGCCGAGGAGGTCCGCGGCCGGGGGCCCGTGCTCGACGTCGGCTGCGGCCCGGGGACGGTCACCGCGCACCTGGCCGGCCTGGGTGTCGACGTGCGGGGCGTGGACCTGTCACCGCGGATGGTCGACCACGCCCGCCGGCTGCACCCGGGGCAGCGCTTCTCGGTGGCCTCCGCGACCGACCTGCGGCTGGGGCCGGCCTCGCTCGGCGGCGTGCTCGGTTGGTGGTCGCTGTTCAACCTGCCCCGGGACGTGCTCCCCGGCGTGCTGGCGTCGTTCGCCGCGGCGCTCGTGCCGGGCGGGCAGGTGGTCGTCGGGACCCACGCGGGCGACGGCGACGTCCGGCGCACCGAGGCCTACGGCGGCGTCCCGGTCCGGTGGACCACCCACCTGTGGCAGCCGGAGCAGCTGTCCGCGCTGCTCGTCGCCGCGGGCCTGGAGCCGGTGGTCGAGCTGCGCTTCCCGCCGGCGCCCCCCGTGGGCCGCCCGCAGGTGCTGCTCGTGGCCCGCCGACCCTGA